From a region of the Rhinopithecus roxellana isolate Shanxi Qingling chromosome 8, ASM756505v1, whole genome shotgun sequence genome:
- the LOC115898974 gene encoding uncharacterized protein LOC115898974, translating into MNGRGAGFRAGNARESAVVRKFERLGNHLRVASEGRALSPNWSPTASKQRQDPGALASPRYRAGTQRARLYRARGPAAAAAAASSRCRRLGQTILQTPAPPPHNMSAAAAAGTATAA; encoded by the exons ATGAACGGAAGAGGAGCTGGCTTTAGGGCTGGGAACGCTC GGGAAAGCGCGGTGGTCCGGAAATTTGAGCGGCTGGGGAACCACCTTCGGGTCGCCTCAGAGGGACGGGCACTGTCGCCTAACTGGTCCCCAACGGCGTCAAAGCAGAGGCAAGATCCAGGGGCACTGGCCTCGCCGCGGTACCGGGCGGGTACCCAGCGGGCTCGGCTCTATAGAGCCCGAGGCCccgctgccgctgccgccgccgccagcAGCCGTTGCCGCCGCCTCGGCCAAACCATCCTTCAGACACCCGCGCCGCCGCCTCACAACATGTCCGCCGCTGCCGCTGCTGGAACGGCGACGGCCGCCTAG